A genomic region of Caenorhabditis elegans chromosome V contains the following coding sequences:
- the bgnt-1.3 gene encoding B3GNT1, Beta-1,3-N-acetylGucosamiNylTransferase 1, homolog (Product from WormBase gene class bgnt;~Confirmed by transcript evidence), which yields MVSLQKSIGLLLLSAIIGLVFLIQHRKSYTSSDALLENGYPNKYYTIENPAEEGERRSYSIQTEMHADQYCIAYKFLEATESFREADGLEPVTLATHATADMIETVENMTFLWDGPISIGIFVDYHSYNVLEYLAEVHRCDVSFRRKMNVHFAFRRSPFQTECPLIEIPQSNRSCQEFFATHTELRNAIVGPFQLYPSNLMRNIARKGAQTDLQFIMDGDMVPSEGFATKIKRIANEVIDGKNKRVLAIRRFETSDTAEIPRDHLKLLKSKKLHKTFEFHHRYFPEGHHIDGLDDWFRTSIHSGVVTTKEVAYPGYLWEVQTILHRNDPYNADYFPSRIKVMHSLVYALCRAGYTFHVPTHVFDSHRGIKHTNTIYSKATIAHQEAYAMKEAGDRYIKEMDDLYPHTLSQCGEFSMI from the exons ATGGtttctttacaaaaatcgATCGGATTACTGTTACTTTCAGCGATAATTGGCTTAGTTTTTTTGATACAG cataGGAAAAGCTATACTTCATCTGATGCTCTCCTGGAAAATGGTTACCCCAATAAGTACTACACAATAGAAAATCCTGCCGAAGAAGGCGAACGCCGAAGTTACTCTATTCAAACCGAAATGCATGCTGACCAATATTGTATCGCgtacaaatttttagaagcAACTGAATC atttcgcGAGGCAGACGGCCTAGAACCAGTAACTCTGGCAACTCATGCAACTGCAGATATGATTGAGACTGTTGAAAATATGACTTTTCTGTGGGATGGGCCGATTTCAATTGGAATATTCGTTGATTATCATTCTTATAATGTTCTTGAGTACCTAGCAGAAGTGCATCGATGTGACGTTTCTTTCAGAAGAAAG ATGAATGTACACTTTGCATTCCGCCGATCTCCATTTCAAACCGAATGCCCCCTGATTGAAATTCCGCAGTCAAACAGATCATGCCAGGAATTCTTTGCTACTC acACAGAACTCCGCAACGCAATTGTTGGCCCTTTCCAGTTATACCCCAGCAATCTAATGCGGAATATTGCTCGAAAAGGAGCCCAAACTGATCTTCAGTTCATAATGGATGGAGATATGGTTCCTAGTGAGGGATTTGCAACGAAAATTAAACGAATTGCTAATGAAGTTATTGATGGGAAGAACAAAAGAGTTTTGGCCATTCGAAGGTTTGAGACTTCTGATACTGCAGAAATTCCAAGAGatcatctgaaattgttaaaGTCGAAAAAGTTGCACAA aacttttgagtTTCACCATCGCTATTTCCCAGAAGGACATCATATTGATGGGCTTGACGATTGGTTCAGGACTTCGATTCATTCAGGGGTGGTCACCACGAAGGAAGTAGCTTACCC tggctATCTCTGGGAAGTGCAAACAATTCTGCATCGCAACGACCCTTACAACGCTGACTATTTCCCATCCAGGATCAAGGTTATGCACTCCTTG GTGTATGCCCTCTGTCGTGCAGGGTACACATTCCATGTGCCAACTCATGTGTTTGATTCTCATAGGGGCATCAAGCATACCAATACGATATACTCAAAAGCTACGATAGCCCACCAAGAAGCGTATGCAATGAAGGA AGCTGGTGATCGGTACATCAAGGAAATGGATGATTTATACCCACATACATTGAGTCAATGTGGAGAGTTTTCAatgatttga
- the nhr-218 gene encoding Nuclear hormone receptor family member nhr-218 (Confirmed by transcript evidence), producing MVASSFQHHLEPMLTQPIPCQICTYQSHGVNFNVMTCRACAAFFRRSLVCGMRYHCKTRKNDCRIDSTERHFCRLCRFQKCLQMGMKAEKIQQNRDPISSTFPGTSTEPELSEIVDPENEKSYIFHGTLYGFKSLLAEVRYIFSISRNYSDSPLTDLENGFKLITRHQKRRYIDIEDRINFQNLTDFRLGHIKNCATWLTHSSFFQSLTETENLLILKSTWHVWSWLELLSVSVEIFGNQVCEEKIVFLSEKIAVDIVKVFRYILKPLNKQEKRKVEKELNPIFHILFDDVARKLQNLKPSSLEINYMLWQLVWFVAEKVLNEDNLRHGEQYTNQLASDLHNHYKNDLHLEQYAQRVLKMMAIVKSLQKHLMNIHKIIDYADNFCNLFAMK from the exons ATGGTTGCCAGCTCATTTCAACATCACCTCGAGCCAATGCTAACACAGCCAATTCCGTGCCAAATTTGTACATATCAATCTCATGGGGTTAACTTTAACGTTATGACTTGTAGGGCTTGCGCCGCATTTTTCAG AAGATCTCTTGTGTGCGGAATGAGATACCATTGCAAAACCCGAAAAAATGACTGTAGAATTGACAGTACCGAGCGACACTTTTGTAGGCTTTGCAGGTTTCAAAAGTGCCTACAGATGGGAATGAAGGCAGAAA aaatccaaCAAAATCGTGATCCAATATCTTCAACATTCCCGGGAACATCAACCGAGCccgaattgtctgaaattgttgatcctgaaaacgaaaaaagttatatatttCATGGAACCCTGTATGGCTTCAAAAGTTTGTTGGCTGAAGTTCGATATATTTTCAGT atttcaagaAACTACTCTGACAGCCCCTTAACTGATCTCGAAAACGGTTTCAAACTTATCACAAGGCATCAGAAACGGCGATATATTGAC attgaggACCGgatcaatttccaaaatctcaCCGATTTTCGGCTGGGTCATATAAAAAACTGTGCCACGTGGTTAACgcattcttcattttttcaaagcttaactgaaaccgaaaatttattgattttaaaatcaacGTGGCATGTGTGGTCTTGGCTAGAACTTTTGTCCGTTTCTGTTGAAATATTTGGGAATCAAGTCTGCGAGGAAAAG attgtatttctatccgaaaaaattgcagTCGACATAGTGAAGGTTTTCCGGTATATTTTGAAACCCCTAAACAAAcaggaaaagagaaaagttgaaaaggaGCTAAACCCGATATTTCACATACTttttgatgacgtggcaagaaaattacagaatttaAAGCCAAGTTCATTGGAGATAAATTATATGCTGTGGCAGTTAGTCTGGTTTGTAGCTG aaaaagttcTTAACGAAGACAACCTGCGGCATGGGGAACAATATACAAATCAATTAGCCAGCGACCTGCATAATCACTACAAAAACGATCTCCACTTAGAGCAATATGCACAAagagttctgaaaatgatGGCAATTGTGAAAAGCTTACAGAAACATTTAATGAACATCcataaaataattgattatGCTGATAACTTTTGTAACTTATTTgcaatgaaataa
- the nhr-127 gene encoding Nuclear hormone receptor family member nhr-127 (Confirmed by transcript evidence), protein MKITFSPELSIPCEVCKNQSNGYHFEVLSCGACASFFRRSVVSKIKYQCKDGKKRCQIRYLDRHFCRYCRFSKCVKAGMKAEKIQKNRDLDSSPTPTDQNNCIPSDVLHDDGILIKDIRGLFKQFNPHNASEGCSKLEKLTEGLQFIRRNQERECIKIIDEMDSESLKDVQFKVIGSCATWLLFSSFFQKLEENEKVVILERLWHGWTVLEFLSRSLEIFGNKVIDEKIVFISDNTAIRLITAFENSLKTASPKKSESIKKKLELSFSVIFDELALHFINWKPTEIEISYMQWQIVWSVAEQLLSGNSLEKGEHFTEQLSKDLHEYYVRELKLENYAFRIEKMMDIVQIVQNNFY, encoded by the exons ATGAAGATTACTTTTTCTCCGGAACTTTCAATTCCCTGCGAAGTGtgcaaaaatcaatcaaacgGATaccattttgaagttttatctTGCGGAGCGTGCGCATCGTTTTTTAG AAGATCTGTCGTTTCCAAAATAAAGTATCAATGCAAGGACGGAAAAAAGCGCTGTCAAATTAGATACTTGGACAGGCATTTCTGTAGGTACTGCCGATTCAGCAAGTGTGTAAAAGCAGGGATGAAGGCTGAAA aaattcaaaagaatCGCGATCTAGATTCTTCCCCCACTCCAACTGACCAGAATAATTGTATCCCTAGTGATGTACTGCATGATGACGGAATTTTGATTAAAGACATTCGAGgtcttttcaaacaattt AATCCACATAATGCTTCAGAAGGCTGTTCAAAGTTGGAAAAACTCACGGAAGGTCTGCAGTTTATCAGGAGAAATCAAGAGAGGGAGTGCATAAAG aTAATCGATGAAATGGATTCAGAAAGCTTGAAAGATGTACAATTTAAAGTTATCGGTTCATGTGCTACATGGCtacttttttcttcgtttttccagAAGCTtgaggaaaatgaaaaagtagtAATTTTGGAAAGGTTGTGGCATGGATGGACAgttctcgaatttttgagtagatcacttgaaattttcggaaacaaAGTTATTGATGAAAAg ATAGTTTTCATCTCGGACAACACTGCAATTCGCCTTATCACTGCATTTGAAAACTCTTTAAAGACAGCAAGCCCGAAGAAAAGTGAATCGATTAAGAAGAAGCTGGAATTGTCATTTTCAGTAATATTTGATGAATTAGCACTACATTTCATAAATTGGAAGCcgactgaaattgaaatttcgtaTATGCAGTGGCAAATAGTTTGGAGTGTAGCAG AACAATTACTTTCTGGAAATTCTCTGGAAAAGGGGGAACATTTCACCGAGCAACTATCCAAGGATCTTCATGAATATTACGTGCGAGAGctgaaactggaaaattacGCTTTTCGGATTGAGAAAATGATGGATATTGTTCAGATTGTgcagaataatttttattaa
- the T13F3.4 gene encoding T20D4.11-like domain-containing protein (Confirmed by transcript evidence), with amino-acid sequence MKFETLDFNDEKDIKNFKTDCGDLQDCFTALPCRPGSNNQLDKRLRSIEWVCKAIVFLTEDFSNCFDKLHEKNAECVQNWNPLPNEIYLEDDKMKVEKMKENACDTYFGKDDCVKKEIIERCGQEEWNTFRKKMIKLSEDVVGKCDFSRLE; translated from the exons ATGAAATTCGAAACTCTCGATTTTAATGATGAAAAAGATATCAAGAATTTCAAGACAGATTGCGGTGATCTACAAGATTGCTTTACAGCTCTTCCATGTAGGCCAGGCTCCAATAACCAGCTAGACAAAAGGCTTCGTTCAATTGAATGGGTGTGCAAAGCTATTGTGTTCCTCACCGaagatttttctaattgttttgacaaattgcatgaaaaaaatgcagaatgtGTTCAAAACTGGAATCCATTGCCAAATGAAATATATTTAGAAGATGACAAGAtgaaagttgagaaaatgaaagaaaatgcTTGTGATACATATTTCGGAAAAGATGACTGCGTTAAaaaggaaattattgaaagatGCGGCCAAGAAGAATGGAATACGTTTCGTAAG aaaatgataaaGCTATCTGAAGATGTTGTTGGCAAGTGCGACTTCAGCAGACTTGAATAA
- the fbxa-2 gene encoding F-box domain-containing protein (Confirmed by transcript evidence) encodes MSNNQKHPTLLNMPLEVANQILEKLEPIYQLTSRKVCKCLKTSVDKLGTHFYSITFHILSREAHIQLNGTEIKYIDAPNASTYVIYNEQKKIIQGENFINLAFNDLQLLLKNPISKFEFLEDKSIQDNGLRLLDVMKQNGRVHLKSIKFSHCSIDDVLPIFPYLNAQVVEEIELYFFKSADGFDRIRDLDQWKNAKSFTYYSLVPMENNQTMHMFHFEHFTLTLDKFLLQDAIQIRDNVLNRSTFEICNINFRASNATPSEIAKVFKSDYTDDDGDFLWTNDCKTWLICSHHEFFSCSET; translated from the exons ATGTCCAACAACCAAAAGCATCCGACTTTGCTCAATATGCCTCTGGAAGTCGCTAAccaaattttggagaaacttGAGCCCATATATCA ACTGACATCCCGAAAAGTGtgcaaatgtttgaaaacgtCGGTGGATAAGCTGGGAACTCATTTTTATTCCATCACCTTCCATATTTTGTCTAGAGAAGCACACATTCAATTGAACGGAACAGAAATCAAATACATTGATGCTCCAAATGCCAGTACATATGTAATTTACaacgaacaaaaaaagattattCAAGGCGAAAACTTCATCAACTTAGCCTTCAATGATTTGCAACTTTTATTAAAGAATCctatatcaaaatttgaatttctcgaagACAAAAGTATTCAAGACAATGGGCTACGTCTTCTAGACGTTATGAAACAAAACGGTAGGGTTCATCTCAAGAGTATCAAGTTTTCTCATTGCTCAATCGACGACGTActgccaatttttccatatttgaaTGCTCAAGTTGTAGAAGAAATcgaattgtattttttcaaatcagctGACGGATTTGATAGGATTAGAGATTTGGATCAATGGAAAAACGCAAAAAGCTTTACATATTATAGCTTAGTCCCGATGGAAAACAATCAAACTATGCATATGTTTCATTTTGAGCACTTCACGCTCACATTGGATAAGTTTTTGCTACAAGACGCAATTCAAATTCGAGAT AACGTTCTGAACAGAAGTACATTTGAGATTTGCAATATCAATTTTCGAGCATCAAACGCAACCCCATCGGAAATCGCAAAAGTATTCAAATCGGATTACACAGACGATGATGGTGACTTTTTGTGGACAAACGATTGTAAAACATGGTTAATTTGCAGTCaccatgaatttttttcttgttccgAAACTTAA
- the T13F3.6 gene encoding T20D4.11-like domain-containing protein (Partially confirmed by transcript evidence) — protein MISFGFILVIGLPIFATAATMDDCKTIGLGLEPIIKSINVTDRFFWPPETYKAYADKCEEIINCVKSVDASLLDKFSTKVSPCLFYIFYNRDFSNCAKKLIAKKDDNISCLNTLFNDVHEPEVDECDQWDSLQPCIKENIANLCDDQSGKIQEQYVKQTANLRPEFCD, from the exons aTGATTTCTTTTGGTTTTATCTTGGTAATTGGTCTTCCAATTTTTGCGACAGCAGCTACAATGGATGATTGTAAAACT attggTCTAGGCTTGGAGCCAATCATCAAGTCGATAAATGTTACAGACCGATTTTTCTGGCCACCGGAGACATACAAAGCTTACGCAGATAAATGTGAAGAAATTAta aattgtgTAAAATCGGTGGACGCTTCCCTACTAGACAAGTTCTCAACCAAAGTGAGCCCTTGCCTATTCTATATTTTCTACAATCGCGACTTCTCAAATTGCGCCAAAAAGCTGATCGCGAAGAAAGATGACAATATTTCATGCCTCAACACACTTTTCAATGATGTTCACGAG ccagaaGTAGATGAGTGCGATCAATGGGACAGTCTTCAACCATGCATTAAGGAAAATATCGCAAATTTGTGTGATGACCAATCAGGAAAAATTCAGGAACAATATGTAAAACAAACCGCTAATTTAAGACCAGAATTTTGTGACTAA
- the T13F3.8 gene encoding uncharacterized protein (Confirmed by transcript evidence), translating to MINLIWFPQLLQLIIWMSVLTASLHLCKKKGKAKPKAKVREMSTVKMTTTTGLTTNNVNIGNPAPEEKKKEEKVEKKPEENKEAEKKDEPKKEEEKKEEEKKKEEKKEEEKKEEVKEEEKKDDSKRDEKKKDGEKKEDDENKEDNEKKKEEKKEDEKPKKEEIVPQEQKYTDKEQAIADGVKKKRTDYPTMEDVASDWDDSKKKKKKDDDKE from the exons ATGATCA ATTTAATCTGGTTTCCACAGCTTCTACAATTGATCATATGGATGTCTGTATTGACTG catctCTCCATTTGTGTAAGAAGAAGGGCAAAGCCAAGCCAAAGGCAAAAGTCCGTGAGATGTCAACAGTGAAGATGACGACAACGactggtctcaccacgaacaATGTGAACATTGGAAATCCAGCGCCTgaggagaagaaaaaagaggaaaaggtGGAGAAGAAACCGGAGGAAAACAAGGAAGCAGAGAAGAAGGATGAGCCGAAGAAGgaagaggaaaagaaggaagaggagaagaaaaaagaggagaagaaggaagaggagaagaaggaggaAGTGAAGGAGGAGGAGAAGAAAGATGATTCAAAACGAgatgagaaaaagaaggatgGAGAAAAGAAGGAAGATGATGAAAACAAAGAGGataatgaaaagaaaaaagaagagaagaaggagGACGAGAAGCCCAAGAAGGAGGAAATCGTGCCACAAGAGCAAAAGTACACGGACAAAGAGCAAGCAATCGCTGATGGAGTCAAGAAGAAGAGGACGGACTATCCGACTATGGAGGATGTGGCGAGTGATTGGGACGAtagcaagaagaagaagaagaaggatgaTGATAAGGAGTAA
- the pacl-1 gene encoding Polycystin-Associated Channel-Like (Confirmed by transcript evidence;~Product from WormBase gene class pacl), producing the protein MPKISDGRRLLRSTLGPVVLLICVAAFYAVLIYGFSLFEYNSEWKAEQKNFEKIAADVEFEKQRLQTSSASAQIYSSKYSLASSDVYGIISGFLNKTLLVEPAYTFMWSKCSTFIRMYQHALQLNDDHTLVFYKPSTKIIDTVFRSIFPISTTFAVGCSVSALHSIVTNILKICIRQKKYEAWTVGRNKMLRVNVIASLIVACAYFVLSFFLTTISASRWQDVSFTDGIKITLNLIATVPPSVQLKLITDAHTLTAFCFVIHTATAYVIFALIQFIKTWRISEFAIPLISDIDQADQVDKDMQVQYRSKNELFKNNQPMGEKAE; encoded by the exons ATGCCCAAAATATCCGATGGTCGTCGGCTATTGCGGAGTACACTTGGACCAGTAGTACTATTAATTTGTGTTGCGGCATTTTATGCAGTACTGATTTATGGTTTTTCCCT ATTCGAGTACAACAGTGAATGGAAAGCAGAGCAGaagaatttcgagaaaatcgcCGCTGACGTGGAATTCGAAAAACAGCGACTTCAAACCTCATCAGCCTCGGCTCAAATCTACAGCTCCAAGTATTCATTGGCTTCAAGTGATGTCTACGGTATCATATCTGGATTCCTGAACAAAACTCTTCTGGTCGAGCCTGCGTATACATTCATGTGGTCCAAGTGTTCCAC ctTCATCCGAATGTACCAGCATGCTCTCCAGCTCAACGACGATCACACGCTTGTCTTCTACAAGCCGTCTACTAAAATTATCGATACAGTTTTTCGatcgatttttcccatttccaCAACATTTGCAGTCGGTTGTAGTGTCTCTGCGCTTCACTCAATCGTCACCAATATCCTGAAAATATGCATTCGGCAGAAAAAATACGAAGCGTGGACTGTTGGGAGGAATAAGATGTTGAGAGTTAATGTGATCGCTTCACTGATTGTGGCTTGCGCCTACTTTGTGCTGAGCTTCTTTTTAA CTACCATCTCCGCCTCACGCTGGCAAGACGTCTCGTTTACCGATGGAATCAAGATCACACTGAATTTGATTGCAACCGTACCACCAAGTGTTCAATTG AAATTGATAACAGACGCGCACACCCTGACAGCCTTCTGCTTTGTAATTCACACCGCCACCGCCTACGTCATCTTCGCCCTCATCCAATTCATCAAGACGTGGAGAATTTCCGAATTCGCGATTCCCCTTATCTCGGACATTGATCAAGCGGATCAAGTGGACAAGGATATGCAAGTACAGTACAGAtcgaaaaatgagcttttcaAGAACAACCAGCCAATGGGAGAGAAGGCggaataa
- the cyp-37B1 gene encoding Cytochrome P450 (Confirmed by transcript evidence) produces the protein MHFLNIATIFLITIFLFYYKLIYNFIRDRLRIYKYMRKFDGPYSFPIIGTLYMVNIFDISKFTTQSMELAQYYCQKGCGTIGLWLGPVPLIAVINPQHAKEILESNEVITKAEEYDILFPWLGTGLLTSTGSKWRQRRKMLTPAFHFKVLNDFLSVHDYQAKVFLEQIKPYADSGKEVDLFPYIKRLALDVICDTSMGVTIDAQNNHDHQYVESVRLLSEYAFEWILRPWLRLKPLWYLTGPGHEYDRHLKIVTDFTKTVIKEKWEEFQKFHVDPVVKTDKRSMAFLDLLLELRNEGLMNEDDIREEVDTFMFEGHDTTSASMGWTLWCLAHNPEFQEKVIQEVDGIFGTSDRDCTNDDLKQMKYLEKCLKESLRMYPSVPFFGRTVEQDVVINGDFFPKGVRIIVMPLLLQRNPLIFDNPNQYNPENFSEDKIGSRHAYSDIPFSAGPRNCIGQKFAMMEEKAVISWFFRKYRVTASQPFGMNKILPELILKSSLGFPLTVHHRTDNK, from the exons atgcactTCTTAAATATTgcaacaatatttttgattacAATTTTCCTATTCTACTACAAACTTATCTATAATTTTATCCGCGATCGCCTCAGAATCTACAAATATATGAGAAAATTCGATGGACCTTATTCCTTTCCAATTATTGGTACTTTATACATGGTGAATAtctttgatatttcaaaatttacaaccCAATCCATGGAATTGGCTCAATACTATTGCCAAAAAGGTTGTGGTACCATTGGACTCTGGCTGGGGCCTGTACCTTTAATTGCTGTTATCAATCCGCAGCACGCGAAGGAAATATTGGAGTCTAATGAGGTTATCACAAAAGCTGAGGAATATGATATTTTATTCCCATGGCTTGGAACGGGACTATTGACGTCGACAG GTTCAAAATGGAGACAACGCCGAAAAATGCTCACCCCAGCTTTTcacttcaaagttttgaacgATTTTCTGAGTGTACATGACTATCAGGCCaag gttttcctCGAACAAATCAAACCTTACGCGGATAGTGGGAAGGAGGTGGATTTGTTCCCATATATAAAACGATTGGCACTGGATGTGATTTGTGACACATCTATGGGAGTTACAATTGATGCTCAGAACAATCATGATCATCAATATGTTGA atCAGTCCGTCTACTGAGTGAGTACGCTTTTGAGTGGATTCTTCGCCCCTGGCTCCGGCTGAAGCCTTTATGGTACTTGACTGGACCCGGCCATGAGTATGAcagacatctgaaaattgtcacAGATTTCACGAAAACTGTGATCAAGGAGAAATGGGAAGAGTTCCAGAAGTTTCATGTAGATCCAGTAGTGAAGACGGACAAACGGAGCATGGCGTTTTTGGATTTGCTATTGGAATTGAGAAATGAAGGATTAATGAATGAAGATGATATTAGAGAAGAAGTGGATACGTTTATGTTTGAAG GCCACGACACAACATCAGCGTCAATGGGATGGACTCTATGGTGTTTGGCTCATAACCCGGAATTTCAAGAAAAGGTTATTCAAGAAGTTGATGGTATATTTGGAACTTCTGATAGAGACTGCACAAATGATGATTTGAAGCAAATGAAATATCTGGAAAAGTGTCTGAAAGAGTCTTTAAGAATGTATCCGTCAGtgccattttttggaagaacgGTGGAGCAGGATGTGGTTATTA acggTGACTTCTTCCCAAAAGGAGTCCGAATAATTGTGATGCCACTACTGCTCCAACGCAATCCTCTCATCTTCGATAACCCAAATCAGTACAACCCGGAAAACTTCAGCGAAGACAAAATCGGATCTCGACATGCCTACTCTGATATCCCATTTAGTGCTGGACCCCGAAATTGCATTGGTCAAAAGTTTGCGATGATGGAGGAGAAAGCAGTGATCTCGTGGTTTTTCCGAAAGTACCGGGTCACTGCGAGCCAGCCTTTCGGGATGAATAAAATTCTGCCAGAATTGATATTAAAAAGCTCGTTGGGATTTCCGTTGACAGTGCATCATCGGACTGATAATAagtga
- the F28G4.2 gene encoding Nucleotide-diphospho-sugar transferase domain-containing protein (Confirmed by transcript evidence), giving the protein MDCYCKFLIPILNICLIVLLVTQLQEVLKNDRLFRQRSYLKALNYLANQIPFEVIHDDTDFNEFANVLKAMPEAPFVIMYDSSNVDVVLNHICNIQFIPNTLSRLVALAFDREAQMALKEKHPNIVNGLVDLKKFSTVPENHGYVTYSLALHTHAKICASLALRGIDFWSMHPDTIWTQNFTQLNVEQMYPDANLIFDTIGNDTPYYMRMKNWICGATFFVRGNPTTYQFFRQTESFMLSFQSPDSTVMAYLCGHSRYKCSFLPHTIASNYNYFEGPRENVPALVQLDAGKLEGESKMDLLKRVNFIFQFENGTCNPEAFQNAREIVKNAFADTPRRDTRFEPDTMKQKYLLKHIFNIDPLDKKMFLTSHYTLI; this is encoded by the exons ATGGATTGTTACTGTAAATTTCTTATTcctattttgaatatttgtttaaTTGTTCTCCTAGTAACACAGTTACAG GAAGTCTTGAAAAATGATCGATTATTTCGGCAACGAAGCTATTTGAAGGCTCTTAATTATTTAGCGAACCAG ATACCATTCGAAGTAATACACGATGATACTGATTTTAATGAATTTGCTAATGTTCTCAAAGCGATGCCAGAAGCCCCGTTTGTTATTAtg TATGACTCTTCTAATGTGGATGTTGTCCTGAACCACATTTGCAATATTCAATTTATTCCAAACACTTTGTCACGACTTGTTGCCCTCGCTTTCGATAGAGAAGCACAAATGGCTTTGAAGGAAAAACATCCAAACATTGTGAATGGTTTGGTTgacctaaaaaaatttagtacgGTACCAGAAAATCACGGCTACGTGACCTACTCTTTAGCTTTGCACACCCACGCAAAAATTTGTGCAAGCTTGGCACTACGTGGCATCGATTTTTGGTCAATGCATCCG gACACAATTTGGACTCAAAACTTCACTCAATTGAATGTTGAGCAAATGTATCCGGATGCGAACCTAATTTTTGATACAATCGGGAATGATACTCCGTATTATATGAGAATGAAGAATTGGATATGTGGAGCCACGTTTTTTGTCAGGGGTAATCCGACGACTTATCAGTTTTTCAGACAG acagaatCCTTCATGTTATCCTTTCAAAGCCCAGACTCTACAGTTATGGCATATTTATGTGGTCACAGCCGTTATAAGTGCAGTTTTCTACCCCACACAATTGCCTCAAACTACAACTATTTCGAAGGTCCACGTGAAAATGTTCCTGCTCTTGTTCAGCTCGACGCTGGGAAGTTGGAGGGAGAATCGAAAATGGATCTTTTGAAACgtgtaaattttattttccaatttgaaaatggaactTGTAATCCTGAAGCGTTTCAAAATGCGAG agaaattgtgaaaaatgcgTTTGCGGATACACCTCGTAGAGATACACGATTTGAGCCGGATACAATGAAACAGAAATATTTGCTGAAGCACATCTTCAATATAGATCctttagacaaaaaaatgttcttaacATCTCATTATACTTTGATCTGA